The proteins below come from a single Serratia fonticola genomic window:
- a CDS encoding fimbria/pilus periplasmic chaperone, translated as MSALLLLAAGHVGMANAGVGLGATRVIYPADQKQVTLGVSNNDEKSTYLIQSWVENADGQKDGRLIITPPLYLMQGKKENTLRIIDATNQSLPKDRESLFWVNVKAIPSLDKSRQDENTLQLAITSRIKLFYRPNGLSIAPDKAPEQLRFKRSGKELTIVNPTPYFITLSELNAGTRQLANTMVSPMGSTNVALPADAGSTISYRTINDYGAQTPVFKGVMQ; from the coding sequence ATGTCCGCGCTGCTGCTGTTGGCGGCGGGGCATGTGGGTATGGCAAACGCCGGAGTCGGCCTGGGCGCGACCCGGGTGATCTATCCTGCCGATCAGAAGCAGGTGACTTTGGGAGTCAGCAATAACGATGAGAAAAGCACCTATCTGATCCAATCTTGGGTAGAAAACGCCGATGGCCAAAAAGATGGCCGGTTGATTATTACGCCACCGTTATATTTGATGCAGGGAAAAAAAGAGAACACGCTGCGCATTATTGATGCGACGAATCAAAGCTTGCCGAAGGATCGGGAGAGCCTGTTCTGGGTTAACGTCAAAGCGATCCCCTCACTGGACAAATCACGCCAGGATGAGAACACCCTGCAATTGGCTATTACCAGCCGTATCAAACTGTTTTATCGCCCCAATGGGCTGAGTATTGCGCCAGACAAGGCTCCGGAGCAACTGCGCTTTAAACGTAGCGGCAAAGAGTTGACGATCGTCAATCCTACCCCCTATTTCATCACGCTGAGCGAGTTGAACGCCGGCACGCGGCAGTTGGCAAACACTATGGTGTCGCCTATGGGATCGACCAATGTGGCGCTCCCCGCCGATGCAGGCAGCACGATTTCCTATCGGACGATCAACGATTACGGTGCCCAAACGCCGGTATTCAAGGGTGTGATGCAGTAA
- a CDS encoding fimbrial protein translates to MSSAVAATSNLTISGNILLPPPCVINGDQTIMVDFTNEVLTTRVDGINYRQPVPYTLECSAGNTNALKMQILGIDAGFAGALQTSKGDLGIALSNDGQAMPVNSWLNFTLPNQPALFATLVKRPGGTLTAGYFTSVATMVVDYQ, encoded by the coding sequence ATGTCATCAGCCGTTGCTGCGACGTCCAACCTGACTATCTCGGGCAACATTTTACTGCCGCCGCCCTGCGTGATTAACGGGGATCAAACCATCATGGTGGATTTCACCAACGAGGTGTTGACGACCCGGGTTGATGGTATCAACTACCGCCAGCCGGTGCCTTACACGTTGGAATGCTCGGCAGGTAATACCAACGCGTTAAAAATGCAGATCCTGGGCATAGACGCCGGTTTTGCCGGCGCTCTGCAAACCTCGAAAGGCGATCTGGGGATCGCCTTGTCGAATGACGGCCAGGCAATGCCGGTGAATAGCTGGCTGAATTTCACGCTGCCAAATCAGCCTGCATTGTTTGCCACCTTAGTGAAGCGTCCAGGGGGCACTCTCACCGCTGGCTACTTTACGTCGGTAGCCACGATGGTGGTCGACTACCAGTGA
- a CDS encoding fimbrial protein has translation MRSVAGMSLLLSFALLAISPLQAAENMGFSGTLIEPPPCQVNNGKDLDVPFDRIGVNSVDGVKHRRQVDYILDCSAGSAWSMVLTLIGPGATFEPATLQTNIANLGIKIYQNGEPFELGTPISIDPQNPPMLEAVPVKKPGTELTEGVFEVTATLLADYQ, from the coding sequence ATGAGATCGGTTGCAGGGATGTCACTATTGCTATCGTTTGCTCTGCTGGCCATAAGCCCGTTGCAAGCGGCAGAAAATATGGGCTTTAGCGGTACGTTGATTGAGCCACCCCCGTGCCAGGTGAACAACGGCAAAGACCTCGACGTGCCTTTTGACCGGATCGGCGTCAATAGCGTGGATGGGGTGAAGCACCGCAGGCAGGTTGATTACATATTGGACTGTTCGGCGGGATCCGCCTGGAGCATGGTGCTGACGCTGATCGGCCCTGGTGCCACCTTTGAGCCGGCAACGCTACAGACCAACATTGCCAATCTGGGCATCAAAATTTACCAGAACGGCGAGCCGTTTGAGCTCGGTACGCCTATCTCTATTGACCCACAAAATCCACCGATGTTGGAAGCCGTGCCGGTTAAAAAACCGGGCACCGAGCTGACTGAAGGGGTATTTGAAGTCACGGCGACGCTGCTTGCGGATTACCAATAA
- a CDS encoding fimbrial protein, producing the protein MWRMGAGLLLTLLLAGKVVADDRWEEQPLGGLMRFQGEVIAETCSVEAGDRNLTVSMGNITTDRFRMPGDEADPVPFDLHLQNCTTAVSRNVGVMFHGMADSNNPQVLSVGDGPGVASGVAVALFDDRGRFIPLNTAPRYWVPLQEGPVILHFVAKYRATGQPVNNGLANAQAWFALTYQ; encoded by the coding sequence ATGTGGAGAATGGGAGCGGGACTCCTGCTAACCCTGCTGTTGGCGGGGAAGGTTGTTGCTGACGATCGTTGGGAGGAACAACCTCTCGGTGGCCTGATGCGCTTTCAGGGTGAAGTGATCGCTGAAACCTGTTCGGTGGAAGCCGGAGATCGCAACTTGACGGTATCGATGGGGAATATCACCACCGATCGGTTTCGTATGCCTGGCGATGAGGCCGATCCAGTCCCCTTTGATTTACATCTGCAGAACTGCACTACCGCGGTCAGCCGTAACGTGGGAGTGATGTTCCATGGCATGGCAGACAGCAATAATCCGCAGGTGCTTTCTGTTGGTGACGGGCCAGGTGTCGCCTCTGGCGTAGCCGTGGCGCTGTTTGACGACAGAGGCCGATTTATTCCACTCAATACCGCGCCGCGGTACTGGGTACCGTTGCAAGAGGGGCCGGTGATCCTGCATTTCGTAGCGAAATACCGCGCCACCGGACAGCCGGTGAACAATGGTTTGGCTAATGCTCAGGCCTGGTTCGCACTGACTTATCAGTAG
- a CDS encoding fimbrial protein: MRQILRSLCATVALLALSQGVQAAKMRLHGTLVAEPCIIPPGEETIQLDFGTVIDKHLYHNQRTSSREFKLHLSNCDQTLGKSVQVTFTGVENPALPGLLALDASSQASGIGIGVETENGNSVPLNQLGTHRYPLATGDNYLRMMAYVQGEPDAITNRTINRGPFSASMTFALTYD, from the coding sequence ATGCGGCAAATACTGAGATCTCTCTGTGCCACCGTCGCTCTGCTAGCGCTGAGCCAGGGCGTTCAGGCGGCAAAGATGCGCTTGCACGGCACGCTGGTGGCGGAACCTTGCATCATCCCACCGGGTGAAGAAACCATCCAACTGGATTTTGGCACGGTGATTGACAAACACTTGTATCACAATCAAAGAACCAGCAGTAGGGAGTTCAAACTGCACTTGAGCAACTGCGATCAGACGTTGGGCAAATCGGTTCAGGTCACCTTCACCGGGGTGGAAAACCCTGCCTTGCCGGGATTACTGGCGCTGGATGCCTCCAGCCAGGCGTCGGGCATCGGTATTGGTGTTGAGACAGAAAATGGCAATTCAGTGCCATTGAACCAGTTAGGCACTCATCGCTACCCGTTAGCAACAGGGGACAACTATCTGCGCATGATGGCCTATGTGCAAGGCGAGCCAGACGCGATTACCAACCGAACCATTAACCGCGGCCCTTTCAGTGCCAGCATGACCTTTGCATTGACCTATGACTAA
- a CDS encoding tyrosine-type DNA invertase, producing MAQRKFLTLTEVNNLMSAARNKQTGVRDSCLILLAFRHGFRISELLNLRYHDLEMIEGRINIRRLKNGFSTVHPLMSDECKAIMEWSQVRAQWKPAVDPEIVFISQRGTQLSRGQAWRIIRQAGELAGTATHTHPHMLRHACGYELAERGTDTRLIQDYLGHRNIRHTVRYTASNAARFVGMWDRNGLVIKDLLVNNQAQDGTIGAKLFLILKRKTRICNALY from the coding sequence GTGGCACAACGTAAATTTCTCACTCTCACCGAAGTTAACAACCTGATGAGTGCTGCCCGGAATAAACAGACCGGGGTACGGGACAGTTGCCTGATCCTGCTTGCCTTCCGCCACGGGTTTCGTATCAGCGAGTTGTTGAACTTGCGTTATCACGACCTGGAAATGATTGAAGGACGGATAAATATACGCCGGCTTAAGAATGGATTCTCTACCGTTCATCCTCTGATGAGTGATGAATGCAAGGCGATTATGGAGTGGAGCCAGGTCAGGGCGCAGTGGAAGCCTGCCGTGGATCCAGAGATTGTTTTTATCTCTCAGCGTGGTACCCAGCTATCGCGCGGTCAGGCCTGGCGCATTATCCGTCAGGCTGGAGAATTGGCGGGCACCGCTACCCATACGCATCCCCATATGCTGCGCCATGCCTGCGGCTATGAATTGGCGGAAAGGGGCACTGATACCCGCTTGATTCAGGATTATCTGGGGCATCGTAACATCAGGCATACCGTCCGCTATACCGCAAGCAACGCGGCGCGCTTTGTCGGGATGTGGGATCGTAACGGATTGGTTATAAAGGATTTATTGGTAAATAATCAGGCGCAAGATGGAACAATTGGGGCTAAACTGTTCCTAATTCTTAAACGAAAGACAAGAATTTGCAATGCCCTGTATTAG
- the fimA gene encoding type 1 fimbrial major subunit FimA has translation MKIKSLVAGIAAVLSLAGVANAATTTVNGGPIHFKGEVVNAACAVDAGSIGQTVQLGQVKTTSLAAAGDVSSTIGFNIQLNDCDSTVATQAAVAFTGTAVNATYPTALALQGSAAGNATNVGVQILDRTGTALAVDGATFSAATTLSDGTVTVPFQARYIATGVATAGIANADATFKVQYQ, from the coding sequence ATGAAAATCAAATCACTGGTTGCTGGTATTGCCGCAGTTCTTTCTCTGGCTGGCGTTGCTAATGCGGCTACAACTACCGTCAACGGTGGCCCTATTCATTTTAAAGGGGAAGTTGTTAATGCGGCTTGTGCCGTGGATGCCGGTTCTATTGGCCAGACTGTGCAATTAGGGCAGGTTAAAACGACTTCACTGGCTGCCGCTGGTGATGTCAGCTCCACTATCGGGTTCAACATCCAACTGAATGATTGTGATTCAACCGTTGCTACCCAGGCAGCTGTTGCTTTCACCGGCACAGCGGTTAACGCTACCTATCCTACCGCGCTGGCCCTGCAAGGTTCTGCGGCGGGTAACGCAACCAACGTCGGCGTTCAGATCCTTGATCGCACCGGTACTGCGTTAGCGGTTGATGGCGCTACCTTCAGTGCGGCTACTACGCTCTCTGATGGCACCGTTACTGTTCCATTCCAGGCTCGTTATATCGCTACCGGCGTAGCCACTGCCGGTATTGCCAACGCTGATGCGACCTTCAAGGTGCAGTATCAGTAA
- a CDS encoding fimbria/pilus periplasmic chaperone, protein MKLTTTHLLTAGALLLAIFTSQANAAIALDRTRVIYNASSKSVSMNVSNENKHLPYLAQGWIEDEQGNKITSPLIVLPPVQRIESGAKSQVKVQGLPALQQLPQDRESLFYFNIREIPPRSDKPNTLQIALQTRIKLFYRPQAIEPTKEQMSTPWQEKMTLTRQGDRYVINNPTPYYITIVEASTTKGGQSAKGFVPLMVPPKSNATLSASVSALGSSPVLTYVNDFGGRPELIFRCAGDTCQAEPGKRNS, encoded by the coding sequence ATGAAATTAACGACCACACATTTATTAACCGCTGGCGCATTGCTGCTGGCCATCTTTACCTCACAGGCTAATGCGGCGATTGCCCTGGATCGTACCCGAGTGATTTATAACGCTTCCAGCAAGTCTGTCAGCATGAACGTCAGCAATGAAAACAAACACCTGCCTTATCTGGCTCAGGGGTGGATTGAGGATGAACAGGGCAATAAGATCACCAGCCCGCTGATCGTTCTGCCTCCGGTGCAGCGCATTGAGTCTGGTGCTAAAAGCCAGGTGAAAGTGCAGGGGCTGCCTGCTTTGCAGCAATTACCACAGGATCGTGAATCGCTGTTTTATTTCAACATACGTGAAATTCCACCGCGCAGCGACAAGCCGAACACGCTGCAAATTGCGTTGCAAACACGCATTAAACTGTTCTACCGCCCACAGGCGATTGAACCGACCAAGGAACAGATGAGTACGCCGTGGCAGGAAAAAATGACGCTGACGCGCCAAGGCGATCGCTATGTGATCAATAACCCGACGCCGTATTACATCACCATCGTTGAGGCTAGCACCACTAAAGGTGGCCAGAGCGCAAAAGGGTTTGTTCCGTTGATGGTGCCGCCTAAATCCAATGCAACGCTAAGCGCCAGCGTCAGTGCTTTAGGTAGTTCGCCGGTGCTGACTTACGTGAATGACTTCGGCGGCCGCCCAGAACTTATTTTCCGCTGTGCGGGTGATACCTGTCAGGCAGAACCTGGCAAACGTAACTCATAG